A stretch of Gymnodinialimonas phycosphaerae DNA encodes these proteins:
- the galE gene encoding UDP-glucose 4-epimerase GalE, translating to MAEHILLTGGAGYIGSHTYVALIEAGYEVTILDNFQNANRSVVERLEALTGKPVNVAEADVRDATTLGGLFSEHQFDAVVHFAALKAVSESVDRPLDYFDVNISGLINLLRVMDAAGCRKIVFSSSATVYGVPDETPTPETAEFRAMNPYGQTKISGEQILGQLAAADDRWNIGILRYFNPAGAHSSHMIGEDPRDIPNNLMPYIAKVAAGELDELQVFGDDYDTPDGTGVRDYIHVEDLARGHVLSLAALLGDSKNHLVNLGTGIGNSVMEVVAAYKRASNRDIPSRIVERRAGDVPIYVAKADKAEEVLGFRTEKSLDEMCASSWAWIVGPHSQEEPEQ from the coding sequence ATGGCAGAACATATTCTTTTGACGGGTGGTGCCGGGTACATCGGCTCTCATACCTATGTGGCCTTGATCGAGGCCGGGTATGAGGTGACGATTCTCGACAATTTCCAGAACGCCAACAGGTCCGTCGTGGAGAGGCTGGAGGCCTTGACGGGCAAGCCGGTGAACGTGGCCGAAGCCGATGTGCGCGACGCCACGACGCTGGGTGGGCTGTTCTCGGAACACCAATTCGACGCGGTGGTGCATTTCGCGGCCCTGAAGGCGGTCAGTGAGTCCGTCGACAGGCCGTTGGACTACTTCGACGTCAACATCAGCGGTTTGATCAACCTGCTGCGGGTGATGGATGCGGCGGGGTGCCGGAAGATCGTGTTCTCGTCGTCCGCCACCGTCTACGGCGTCCCCGACGAGACGCCGACGCCGGAAACCGCCGAGTTTCGCGCGATGAACCCCTACGGCCAGACCAAGATTTCCGGCGAACAGATCCTGGGCCAACTGGCCGCCGCTGATGACCGCTGGAACATCGGTATCCTGCGCTACTTCAACCCCGCCGGAGCCCATTCCAGTCATATGATCGGCGAGGACCCGCGCGACATTCCCAACAACCTGATGCCCTATATCGCCAAGGTCGCCGCTGGCGAATTGGATGAGCTTCAGGTTTTTGGCGATGACTACGACACTCCCGACGGCACCGGCGTGCGGGATTATATCCACGTCGAAGACCTTGCGCGCGGGCACGTCCTTTCACTTGCCGCCCTCTTGGGGGACAGTAAAAACCACCTCGTGAACCTTGGCACCGGGATCGGCAATTCGGTGATGGAAGTTGTGGCCGCCTACAAGCGCGCCTCCAATCGTGACATCCCCAGCCGCATCGTCGAGCGTCGCGCAGGCGACGTGCCGATCTATGTGGCGAAGGCCGACAAGGCAGAGGAAGTTCTGGGCTTCCGTACGGAAAAGAGCCTTGATGAAATGTGCGCTTCCAGTTGGGCGTGGATCGTCGGGCCCCACAGCCAGGAGGAGCCCGAGCAATGA
- a CDS encoding polysaccharide biosynthesis/export family protein, whose protein sequence is MAFAMMSLVLVACDALPRGAPVEREVTEAASGEVADFAVYPVTRDFLGILAEWPATGERHLTWIPTSGGARTQVIASGDQLRLTVWDSADDSLLTNGEASAVIEALTVGPDGTIFVPYVGNVRLSGMSTQLARERLQEEIDIIAPSAQVQLELVEGRTNSIDLVGGVGAPGRLPMPDRNYTVLNAIADAGGVRAGMENPQIRLIRAGSIYGTSIDRLFAEPGLDTLLRGGDRVIVEDDRRYFLSLGAAGQQNQHGFPQDHVTALDALAIIGGVESRRGDPGGILILREYPTSAVRTDTRGPTQSRVVFSLDMTNADGLFSARNFRIYPGDLVLVTESPVTGVQTIFGLIGSAFGLVGAANNL, encoded by the coding sequence ATGGCGTTCGCCATGATGTCGCTGGTCCTTGTGGCTTGCGATGCGCTGCCCCGTGGCGCACCGGTCGAGCGTGAGGTGACCGAGGCTGCCAGCGGCGAGGTTGCCGATTTCGCCGTCTACCCCGTGACCCGTGATTTCCTTGGCATCCTTGCCGAATGGCCCGCCACCGGAGAGCGTCACCTGACCTGGATCCCCACCTCGGGCGGGGCGCGCACGCAGGTCATCGCCTCGGGCGACCAGTTGCGATTGACGGTCTGGGACAGCGCCGATGACAGCCTGCTGACCAATGGTGAGGCCTCTGCCGTGATCGAGGCCCTGACCGTGGGCCCCGATGGCACGATCTTCGTGCCCTACGTTGGCAATGTCCGCCTGTCGGGCATGTCCACGCAGCTGGCCCGTGAGCGGTTGCAGGAAGAGATCGACATCATCGCGCCCTCTGCGCAGGTCCAGCTGGAACTGGTAGAGGGTCGCACAAACTCCATCGATCTGGTCGGCGGTGTCGGCGCGCCCGGGCGTCTTCCGATGCCGGATCGGAACTACACCGTCTTGAACGCCATCGCGGATGCGGGCGGCGTCAGGGCGGGGATGGAGAACCCGCAGATCCGGCTGATCCGCGCAGGGTCGATCTACGGCACCTCGATCGATCGCCTGTTTGCAGAGCCGGGCCTTGATACGCTGCTGCGCGGCGGGGACCGGGTCATTGTAGAAGACGATCGCCGCTATTTCCTGTCGCTCGGCGCGGCAGGGCAACAGAACCAGCATGGGTTCCCACAGGACCATGTGACCGCGCTGGATGCGCTGGCGATCATCGGCGGCGTTGAAAGCCGTCGGGGTGATCCGGGTGGTATCCTGATCCTGCGCGAGTATCCAACGTCAGCCGTGCGCACCGATACGCGCGGCCCCACTCAATCGCGCGTGGTGTTTTCTCTGGATATGACGAATGCGGACGGCCTGTTCTCGGCCCGCAACTTCCGCATCTATCCCGGCGATCTGGTGCTGGTCACGGAAAGCCCTGTGACTGGTGTGCAGACGATCTTCGGCCTGATCGGGTCTGCCTTCGGACTGGTTGGGGCAGCGAATAATCTTTAA